A genome region from Polyodon spathula isolate WHYD16114869_AA chromosome 19, ASM1765450v1, whole genome shotgun sequence includes the following:
- the LOC121294464 gene encoding uncharacterized protein LOC121294464: MKFSAQELEILVTEVVNNYDVLLGPLSKQAVWEAMLSRINALGVCQRTVEILKKRWADFKRKTKEKLTKHGASKEQLSPLESLVESTLQPEHLQDTSRIQNGPVLEDPIALARVRVESAHTAQEALDIKEEASEIEEFQVNNTEHGSDQDQGSFEFQFVHIKTEEPDIKVEDSLTMDPVQQSQPCPYCQYTFTTAHYLEKYLQRRHTRSTWRSWECSHPAT; encoded by the exons ATGAAGTTCTCCGCACAAGAGCTGGAGATACTGGTCACTGAGGTGGTCAATAATTATGATGTCTTGTTGGGACCCCTCTCCAAGCAGGCCGTCTGGGAGGCTATGTTGAGCCGCATTAATGCCCTGGGGGTCTGCCAGCGCACTGTGGAGATCCTCAAAAAACGCTGGGCAGACTTTAAAAGGAAAACCAAGGAGAAGCTGACAAAACATGGTGCCTCAAAGGAGCAGCTCAGCCCCCTGGAGAGCCTGGTGGAGAGCACCCTGCAGCCAGAGCATCTCCAGGACACCTCCAGGATCCAGAATGGGCCTGTCCTGGAAG ACCCCATTGCCCTTGCCAGAGTGAGGGTGGAGTCTGCCCACACTGCACAGGAAGCACTTGATATTAAAGAGGAGGCCTCAGAGATTGAAGAGTTCCAAGTGAACAACACTGAGCACGGCTCTGACCAGGACCAAGGCTCCTTTGAGTTCCAGTTCGTCCACATTAAAACTGAAGAGCCTGACATCAAAGTGGAGGACTCAT TGACCATGGATCCTGTGCAGCAGTCTCAACCCTGTCCGTACTGCCAGTACACCTTCACAACGGCACATTACCTGGAGAAGTACTTGCAGAGGAGACACACAAGGAGTACATGGAGATCGTGGGAGTGCAGTCATCCAGCCACATAA